The sequence GAggtgaagtgtgtttttgtttgggtgAGCTGACCCTTGTCATTTTATGGCTcaagagcaggaggaaagacagTACAACGTTAGGTTACAGGACGAATATGAAGCTGTTCACTATGTCCTGGTAAATATTTAGCACAGCTGGATTGTGGAGTCCACCCAGCCGAGATGAAATGCTGGGTAGACAGGCTCAGTGAaggtggtgttgaaggtgtggAGAGGGGTCAGTGGGCCAGGGGACTCCTGGTAGAATGACAGTGTCCCTGCTAACCAGTCCAGGAAGACTCCTACTTTCCTGGAGCTGCGTTGTGTGGTCACAGGAATGGTCACAGGAATGTTCACAGCTTTGTGCACGGCGCTGTAGCCGTCTTCAGTGCAGTTCAGGCCCCAGGAAGAGTCATTTCGGCCTAACCAGCATTCGTTACCCTCTCCCTTCCTGCTCATCCCTTTGTAGGCTACCCCTATGACCGTTTTCCCGCACCATTCTGTCTCCCAGTAGTGGCGCCCAGTCAGTGCCTCGCTACACAACACCTGTGTCCAGAAATCAAACCTTTCTGGGTGATTGGAATATGGCTGCGCGGTCCCACGCGTTGCTTTTGTGTCTCCCTCAGACAGAGAAAGgtctttgtgtgctgtgtttgggtCCAGGATGAGTTTGATGATATCTGATGGAACAGATTAAAGGTGTTAGTCAGTATTTTATGTTGTTCAGTGCTGTTTGATGGGTTTAAAATGAAAGTCCAAAGTGCCGGTTACTCACATTTCTTAGGCCCTGGCTGAATCCTGGATTCACCACACTCTTCCACtctaaaacacaacagaagagcATTGTTTTGTTGACACTTGTATCATTAAAATGGTTGAGAGAGCACTCAACTTAACATTTCATGCCCATAACTATTTCGGGTCTTATGATGGACAGTTCTGTCTTCAGACCCAGCCGAATTTATCACACAGCCAGGGAAAACCAACTTCTAACAAGAAGATAAAAAGAACTTTAGACTGTTGACATTAGAGCCCGACTGACACCGTTTGGTATTAAAGACAGACTCTATTAATAGCGACACTGTTTCTACATCATTTCAATCATGTCATTGGTATTTCTGTACTATCATCCCTACCTGAGTTTCTGCAGGTTGCATTGTGGGTCATCTCTCAGAGCAGACAGCCGCTGCAGGCCTAAATTTCCTGGGTGGTTGTAGCTCAGGTCGAGTTCCCTCAGAGAAGATGAGCTCAAAACAGATGCCAGGGATTTGCAGCCTTCCTCTGTCACTCTGCACAGGGCCAAACTTCAAGAGAAGACACCAAAAGACATTTCATCCAAATGATCTCCATATCAACAACAGTGACAAGTAAGTTTGCATGTTTGACTCTGTGCTGTGTACTCCTCTTAAATAATTCATCTGGCATGGAATTTCACTCAGGGGACTCACAGGAGTATTTCCAGTTTGCAGTGGGTGCTCTTCAGTCCACCACAAAGCGTTCTGACTCCGTCATCGTGAAAGTCATTGTCAGTGAGGTCCAGTACTTTCAGCTGGCAGGATTCTGAGCTGATGAATGAGGCCAGGACCTTACAGCCTTCTTCTGTAAGGTTGCAGCTCCTCAGTCTAAACaatcagaaaattaaaaaaataataataatcttagagttggaaaaaaatatatatatatttatttgacttttcttgaaaaaaaaaagtgaaagaaatgtGTTGGATTTTGACCTTAGTGTCTCCAGTTTGCTGCTCAGTCCACCACCACCAGAGAGGCGCTCTACTCCTGAGTCTGTCAGGTTGTTGTTACTCAAGTCCAGCTCTCTAATTTGGGATGTGCTGATGCCATCTGCCAGGGCTTCACAGCAGTTCACAGTGAGATGACATGCATTTAGTCTGTAACAGGAAAGGAAGTATGAGAGAGGTTAATAATGTCGTGAAGAAATGTCCCCTTCTGTTGAGATTGAACACACTCCATTTTATCCCCCCGGCTTGGAATATGAGTAAGGCAGCTATAGTCTCAGGCAAACACGTTTTTGCCCACAGTGGTGCATATTCACTCTCCTTCTAGCTCTGTTTCTGGtatccaccaactcctgagagaaatatctggctctttagaaGCCATATGCTCCACATAGCCAATCACTAACTTTGTCTATCTACAGTTTGGTGCAGGACAGGTAGCGTAaggtgagcttttttttttttttttggcttaaaaCAGCCGTGTGCTGCAACCAATATCAACGCTATGAGAGCAGGGAGAGTTACCCAAAGCAGTAAAATTGTAAGCCTGAAAACCCCCAAAAATAATGTCTCAAAGACAGTAAAACACTCTGTAAAGCTGAGGAGAACAACACCCAGTCAGATACTCAAGCATGCACCGCcatgtaaaaaaacaaagaaatatgttgGATTTTGACCTTAGTGTCTCCAGTTTGCTGCTCAGTCCACCACCACCAGAGAGGCGCTCTATTCCTGAGTCTGTCAGGTTGTTGTTGCTCAAGTCCAGCTCTTTAATTTGGGATGTGCTGATGCCATTTGCCAGGGCTTCACAGCAGTTCACAGTGAGATGACATGCATTTAATCTGTAACGGGAAAGGAAGTATGAGAGAGGTTAATAATGTTGTGAAGAAATGTCCCCTTCTGTTGAGACTGAACACACTCCATTTTATCCCCCCGGCTTGGAATGTGGACAGGACAGGTAGCGTAaggtgagcttttttttttttgtttaaaacagcCGTGTGCTGCTACCAAAAACAACGCTATGAGAGCAGGGAGAGTTACCCAAAGCAGTAAAATTGTTGGCCcgtaaaccaaaaaaaattatgtctTAAAGACAGTAAAACACTCTGTAAAGCTGAGGAGAACAACACCCAGTCAGATCCTCAAACATGCACCGCCATGTAGTGGTGACTTCATGCTCTCAGCAGGGTGTGCCCACAAGTACAACAGATCACACTTCCCCACACAGTCAGGTTCAAAAGATACTTGTCTTCCTTATCCCTAAAAGAATGTGAGACATGAGGTCAACTCTCCTTAATGTCAGGAGCGAATCTGCTTTTAGAAAAGCACTTACTTCACCACTTGGGCTGTTTTCACTACAGGAAGCAGCCTCAGAAGTCCTTCCTCAGACCTGGCATACTTGCTCAGCTCAAACACACTCAGGTCTTCTTCTGAAGTCAATAATACAAAGACCAGAGTAGACCACTGTGCAGGTGAAAGTTTGACTTTGTCCAGACTGCCCAGGCGGAGGAAGCTCTGAATCTCCTCCACAAGGGAGTGGTCCTGCAGCTCATTAAGGCAGTGAAAGAGATTGAGGCATCTGTCTGGGGATAGATTTGACCtgatcttcttcttgatgtctTTAATGATTGCTGTTCTTGTCTTTTGGTTTGTTCTGTTGCAGATCATAAGATGTTTCAAGAGAGTCTGATtagactccagagacaggcccaAAAGGAAGCGCAGAAAGATGTCAAAATGAccattttcacactgcacagCCTTTTCCACTGCTGCTTTGTGGAGTTTGAGCTCTGAGGAGCGTTTGAATGGGAAACATCTCG comes from Toxotes jaculatrix isolate fToxJac2 chromosome 21, fToxJac2.pri, whole genome shotgun sequence and encodes:
- the LOC121200998 gene encoding NLR family CARD domain-containing protein 3-like isoform X1 — encoded protein: MDQSSAADKRDVSQVPSIQAEAEQLLSSINAQDRSNVVAPVITASTIGILNNTINITSPGQGCICKAPNNDTENSREALQLQSNKVAECQQKLKDTLKRKFSHLLDMVTTGAHRTPLNKIYTELYITEGGSAEVNKEHEVRKIEAVSRTHVAQDKSIHYNQLFVPLPGQAAHIRTVLTMGVAGIGKTVSANKFTLDWAEEEANHDLEFVFPLIFRELNLMREKKYSLEELLSVFFPETKHTKIFTSGNNKMLFILDGLDESRLSLNFHKNEIVSDVTEETTIAVLVTNLIRGKLLPLSLVWITSRPVASSQIPVECIDRVTEVRGFNNPQKDEYFRKKISDEILADRVIAHVKSCRSLHIMCHIPVFCWMAATVLEKRLATTGSKNTPRTLTEMYIQFLSLCVETMRKRLSGIDDSNTDSMRAEVISLGKLAFKELEEGNLIFYESDLNQIGINVKQASEFSGVYTQIFKEDLTLNQKMFCFVHLSVQEFFAALYVFLTFNNDNINVLVKQSCASRCFPFKRSSELKLHKAAVEKAVQCENGHFDIFLRFLLGLSLESNQTLLKHLMICNRTNQKTRTAIIKDIKKKIRSNLSPDRCLNLFHCLNELQDHSLVEEIQSFLRLGSLDKVKLSPAQWSTLVFVLLTSEEDLSVFELSKYARSEEGLLRLLPVVKTAQVVKLNACHLTVNCCEALANGISTSQIKELDLSNNNLTDSGIERLSGGGGLSSKLETLRLNACHLTVNCCEALADGISTSQIRELDLSNNNLTDSGVERLSGGGGLSSKLETLRLRSCNLTEEGCKVLASFISSESCQLKVLDLTDNDFHDDGVRTLCGGLKSTHCKLEILLLALCRVTEEGCKSLASVLSSSSLRELDLSYNHPGNLGLQRLSALRDDPQCNLQKLRVEECGESRIQPGPKKYIIKLILDPNTAHKDLSLSEGDTKATRGTAQPYSNHPERFDFWTQVLCSEALTGRHYWETEWCGKTVIGVAYKGMSRKGEGNECWLGRNDSSWGLNCTEDGYSAVHKAVNIPVTIPVTTQRSSRKVGVFLDWLAGTLSFYQESPGPLTPLHTFNTTFTEPVYPAFHLGWVDSTIQLC
- the LOC121200998 gene encoding NLR family CARD domain-containing protein 3-like isoform X2, whose translation is MDQSSAADKRDVSQVPSIQAEAEQLLSSINAQDRSNVVAPVITASTIGILNNTINITSPGCICKAPNNDTENSREALQLQSNKVAECQQKLKDTLKRKFSHLLDMVTTGAHRTPLNKIYTELYITEGGSAEVNKEHEVRKIEAVSRTHVAQDKSIHYNQLFVPLPGQAAHIRTVLTMGVAGIGKTVSANKFTLDWAEEEANHDLEFVFPLIFRELNLMREKKYSLEELLSVFFPETKHTKIFTSGNNKMLFILDGLDESRLSLNFHKNEIVSDVTEETTIAVLVTNLIRGKLLPLSLVWITSRPVASSQIPVECIDRVTEVRGFNNPQKDEYFRKKISDEILADRVIAHVKSCRSLHIMCHIPVFCWMAATVLEKRLATTGSKNTPRTLTEMYIQFLSLCVETMRKRLSGIDDSNTDSMRAEVISLGKLAFKELEEGNLIFYESDLNQIGINVKQASEFSGVYTQIFKEDLTLNQKMFCFVHLSVQEFFAALYVFLTFNNDNINVLVKQSCASRCFPFKRSSELKLHKAAVEKAVQCENGHFDIFLRFLLGLSLESNQTLLKHLMICNRTNQKTRTAIIKDIKKKIRSNLSPDRCLNLFHCLNELQDHSLVEEIQSFLRLGSLDKVKLSPAQWSTLVFVLLTSEEDLSVFELSKYARSEEGLLRLLPVVKTAQVVKLNACHLTVNCCEALANGISTSQIKELDLSNNNLTDSGIERLSGGGGLSSKLETLRLNACHLTVNCCEALADGISTSQIRELDLSNNNLTDSGVERLSGGGGLSSKLETLRLRSCNLTEEGCKVLASFISSESCQLKVLDLTDNDFHDDGVRTLCGGLKSTHCKLEILLLALCRVTEEGCKSLASVLSSSSLRELDLSYNHPGNLGLQRLSALRDDPQCNLQKLRVEECGESRIQPGPKKYIIKLILDPNTAHKDLSLSEGDTKATRGTAQPYSNHPERFDFWTQVLCSEALTGRHYWETEWCGKTVIGVAYKGMSRKGEGNECWLGRNDSSWGLNCTEDGYSAVHKAVNIPVTIPVTTQRSSRKVGVFLDWLAGTLSFYQESPGPLTPLHTFNTTFTEPVYPAFHLGWVDSTIQLC
- the LOC121200998 gene encoding NACHT, LRR and PYD domains-containing protein 3-like isoform X4; this encodes MDQSSAADKRDVSQVPSIQAEAEQLLSSINAQDRSNVVAPVITASTIGILNNTINITSPGQGCICKAPNNDTENSREALQLQSNKVAECQQKLKDTLKRKFSHLLDMVTTGAHRTPLNKIYTELYITEGGSAEVNKEHEVRKIEAVSRTHVAQDKSIHYNQLFVPLPGQAAHIRTVLTMGVAGIGKTVSANKFTLDWAEEEANHDLEFVFPLIFRELNLMREKKYSLEELLSVFFPETKHTKIFTSGNNKMLFILDGLDESRLSLNFHKNEIVSDVTEETTIAVLVTNLIRGKLLPLSLVWITSRPVASSQIPVECIDRVTEVRGFNNPQKDEYFRKKISDEILADRVIAHVKSCRSLHIMCHIPVFCWMAATVLEKRLATTGSKNTPRTLTEMYIQFLSLCVETMRKRLSGIDDSNTDSMRAEVISLGKLAFKELEEGNLIFYESDLNQIGINVKQASEFSGVYTQIFKEDLTLNQKMFCFVHLSVQEFFAALYVFLTFNNDNINVLVKQSCASRCFPFKRSSELKLHKAAVEKAVQCENGHFDIFLRFLLGLSLESNQTLLKHLMICNRTNQKTRTAIIKDIKKKIRSNLSPDRCLNLFHCLNELQDHSLVEEIQSFLRLGSLDKVKLSPAQWSTLVFVLLTSEEDLSVFELSKYARSEEGLLRLLPVVKTAQVVKLNACHLTVNCCEALANGISTSQIKELDLSNNNLTDSGIERLSGGGGLSSKLETLRLRSCNLTEEGCKVLASFISSESCQLKVLDLTDNDFHDDGVRTLCGGLKSTHCKLEILLLALCRVTEEGCKSLASVLSSSSLRELDLSYNHPGNLGLQRLSALRDDPQCNLQKLRVEECGESRIQPGPKKYIIKLILDPNTAHKDLSLSEGDTKATRGTAQPYSNHPERFDFWTQVLCSEALTGRHYWETEWCGKTVIGVAYKGMSRKGEGNECWLGRNDSSWGLNCTEDGYSAVHKAVNIPVTIPVTTQRSSRKVGVFLDWLAGTLSFYQESPGPLTPLHTFNTTFTEPVYPAFHLGWVDSTIQLC
- the LOC121200998 gene encoding NACHT, LRR and PYD domains-containing protein 3-like isoform X3 → MDQSSAADKRDVSQVPSIQAEAEQLLSSINAQDRSNVVAPVITASTIGILNNTINITSPGQGCICKAPNNDTENSREALQLQSNKVAECQQKLKDTLKRKFSHLLDMVTTGAHRTPLNKIYTELYITEGGSAEVNKEHEVRKIEAVSRTHVAQDKSIHYNQLFVPLPGQAAHIRTVLTMGVAGIGKTVSANKFTLDWAEEEANHDLEFVFPLIFRELNLMREKKYSLEELLSVFFPETKHTKIFTSGNNKMLFILDGLDESRLSLNFHKNEIVSDVTEETTIAVLVTNLIRGKLLPLSLVWITSRPVASSQIPVECIDRVTEVRGFNNPQKDEYFRKKISDEILADRVIAHVKSCRSLHIMCHIPVFCWMAATVLEKRLATTGSKNTPRTLTEMYIQFLSLCVETMRKRLSGIDDSNTDSMRAEVISLGKLAFKELEEGNLIFYESDLNQIGINVKQASEFSGVYTQIFKEDLTLNQKMFCFVHLSVQEFFAALYVFLTFNNDNINVLVKQSCASRCFPFKRSSELKLHKAAVEKAVQCENGHFDIFLRFLLGLSLESNQTLLKHLMICNRTNQKTRTAIIKDIKKKIRSNLSPDRCLNLFHCLNELQDHSLVEEIQSFLRLGSLDKVKLSPAQWSTLVFVLLTSEEDLSVFELSKYARSEEGLLRLLPVVKTAQVVKLNACHLTVNCCEALADGISTSQIRELDLSNNNLTDSGVERLSGGGGLSSKLETLRLRSCNLTEEGCKVLASFISSESCQLKVLDLTDNDFHDDGVRTLCGGLKSTHCKLEILLLALCRVTEEGCKSLASVLSSSSLRELDLSYNHPGNLGLQRLSALRDDPQCNLQKLRVEECGESRIQPGPKKYIIKLILDPNTAHKDLSLSEGDTKATRGTAQPYSNHPERFDFWTQVLCSEALTGRHYWETEWCGKTVIGVAYKGMSRKGEGNECWLGRNDSSWGLNCTEDGYSAVHKAVNIPVTIPVTTQRSSRKVGVFLDWLAGTLSFYQESPGPLTPLHTFNTTFTEPVYPAFHLGWVDSTIQLC